One Eubacteriales bacterium mix99 genomic window carries:
- a CDS encoding TIM barrel protein, protein MNKIKFGPAGNSESFYEQGHRNSVEMPKWLHDMGLEAYEYSVTRGIRLKESTAGEIGEQAAKWGIAMSLHAPYYINLASREEEGRKKTVRYLYRSMEAADWFGAKRVVFHPGSAGKGDREPAMKDAKKLLLRAMEECSEFIAKGIHLCPETMGKKNQLGSLEEILDLCQLDESLIPTVDFGHLHARSQGGIRTSKDYENILDSISGALDDRRGRAFHVHFSRIEYTAAGEKRHRTYQETEYGPDFEPLAELLLQKNLEPVIICESRKTMAEDAVRLQKILQEKFSLFNGARL, encoded by the coding sequence ATGAACAAAATAAAATTCGGCCCGGCTGGCAATTCTGAAAGCTTCTATGAACAAGGCCATCGAAACAGCGTGGAAATGCCGAAATGGCTTCATGACATGGGCCTGGAGGCCTATGAGTATTCCGTTACCAGGGGGATTCGCCTGAAGGAATCGACTGCAGGGGAAATTGGGGAACAGGCTGCAAAATGGGGAATTGCCATGAGCCTGCATGCGCCTTATTATATCAATCTGGCCAGCCGGGAGGAGGAAGGGCGGAAGAAAACCGTCCGTTATCTGTATCGCTCCATGGAAGCTGCCGACTGGTTTGGTGCGAAACGGGTTGTGTTCCATCCGGGATCTGCCGGAAAAGGGGACAGGGAGCCGGCAATGAAAGATGCGAAAAAGCTGTTGCTGCGGGCCATGGAGGAGTGCAGTGAATTTATCGCAAAAGGAATCCACCTCTGTCCCGAGACCATGGGAAAGAAGAACCAGCTGGGCTCACTGGAGGAAATACTGGATCTGTGCCAACTGGATGAGTCCCTGATTCCCACTGTGGATTTTGGACACCTTCATGCCCGTTCACAGGGAGGAATCCGCACATCAAAGGATTATGAAAACATATTGGATTCCATTTCGGGAGCGCTTGACGACCGGCGGGGAAGAGCGTTTCACGTGCATTTCAGCAGGATTGAATACACAGCTGCGGGGGAAAAAAGGCACCGGACCTATCAGGAAACGGAATACGGTCCGGACTTTGAGCCCCTTGCGGAGCTTCTCCTTCAAAAGAATCTGGAACCCGTCATTATATGCGAGTCCAGAAAAACCATGGCGGAAGATGCCGTCCGGCTGCAAAAAATCCTGCAGGAAAAATTTTCTCTATTCAACGGAGCCCGTTTATGA
- the spoIIIAA gene encoding stage III sporulation protein AA, which yields MATITPIKEPNLIWQEPVLEALPDNIREMIRGIPTDVRLDLEEIRIREDRPLMVYSHGKGYFVCKGSKLTTHMESAYRATDRDIRCILQLISDYSIYAFDEEIRNGYITLRGGHRVGMAGKIVLDNGKIQAMKYINSFNIRISREVIGSADKLIPYLISGRDVFHTLILSPPQMGKTTLLRDIARKLSNGFPGFRAVKVGIVDERSEIAGCWQGIPQREVGIRTDILDGCPKAEGMMMLIRSMSPNVIITDEIGRSEDVAAIREALNAGIRVITSAHASDLQDARVRPVLSQLLDCRIFQRIAVLGGSLGVGTLEKVYTGDDFTQILHKPVR from the coding sequence ATGGCAACCATCACACCGATAAAGGAACCGAATCTGATCTGGCAGGAACCGGTTCTTGAAGCACTACCGGATAATATACGGGAAATGATCCGTGGGATACCAACTGATGTGCGGCTGGACCTGGAGGAAATCCGGATCCGGGAAGATCGTCCCCTCATGGTGTACAGTCATGGGAAGGGTTATTTCGTCTGTAAAGGCAGCAAACTCACAACACATATGGAATCGGCATATCGGGCAACCGACAGGGACATCCGTTGTATTCTTCAGTTGATATCGGACTATTCCATCTATGCCTTTGATGAAGAAATCCGGAACGGGTACATTACGCTGCGGGGTGGCCATCGGGTCGGAATGGCGGGTAAAATTGTTCTGGACAACGGTAAAATCCAGGCAATGAAATATATTAATTCCTTTAATATCCGGATTTCCAGGGAAGTGATTGGATCGGCCGACAAGCTGATCCCTTATCTGATATCCGGCAGGGACGTCTTTCATACCCTGATCCTGTCTCCGCCGCAAATGGGCAAGACGACTCTGTTGCGGGATATCGCCAGAAAGCTGAGCAACGGATTTCCTGGCTTTCGGGCTGTTAAGGTGGGAATTGTGGATGAACGTTCTGAGATTGCAGGATGTTGGCAGGGCATTCCTCAGAGAGAGGTTGGGATTCGTACCGATATTCTGGATGGATGTCCCAAGGCGGAGGGAATGATGATGCTGATCCGATCCATGTCTCCCAATGTGATTATCACAGATGAAATCGGGCGGTCCGAGGATGTGGCGGCCATCCGGGAGGCATTGAATGCCGGGATCCGGGTGATTACTTCCGCTCATGCGTCGGATCTGCAGGATGCCAGGGTAAGGCCGGTGCTGTCCCAGCTTCTGGACTGCCGGATCTTCCAGCGGATCGCGGTACTTGGCGGCTCCCTGGGAGTCGGAACGCTGGAAAAGGTCTATACCGGGGATGATTTTACACAGATTTTGCACAAACCGGTTCGGTGA
- the nusB gene encoding transcription antitermination factor NusB, translating to MARRPAREAAMRLLYQEIFTQDFGNCDLGTFRDITSDLVLDKRDIPYVEDILRGCTDHQEEIDRIIRTHSKAWKFERIAKVDLSILRLALYEINYRDDIPDSVSVNEAVELGKKYGGDQSGSFINGILGAYLRQCTPSGSPSS from the coding sequence ATGGCAAGAAGACCGGCGAGGGAAGCTGCAATGAGATTATTATATCAGGAGATCTTTACACAGGATTTCGGGAATTGCGATCTGGGAACTTTCAGGGATATTACTTCAGATCTGGTTCTGGACAAGCGGGATATTCCTTATGTGGAAGATATCCTGCGGGGCTGTACGGATCATCAGGAGGAGATTGACCGGATCATCCGGACTCACAGTAAGGCATGGAAGTTTGAACGGATTGCAAAGGTGGATCTTTCCATTCTTCGTCTGGCTCTGTACGAAATCAATTACCGCGATGATATACCGGACAGCGTTTCGGTCAATGAAGCGGTGGAGCTTGGAAAAAAATATGGCGGAGATCAGTCCGGATCCTTTATCAATGGCATCCTGGGTGCCTATCTTCGCCAGTGCACCCCATCCGGAAGTCCTTCGTCATGA
- a CDS encoding stage III sporulation protein AG produces MEKEMRFHALFDRLKKVKNIEYFIFILAIAIIMSLAGNLLQPQSKGEGEEKKVRSGAALPESSQDAKKEKGSTDREKRLKDVLSAIQGAGKVDVMITYKTGKEVVPAMNTVESSTETEEKDSNGGVRRTTQTDVNTQPVSMDSPDGSQPLISRENEPEVQGVIVVAEGAEDIQVRIGLQQAVQTLLGIQSDQVEVFVMDDNGMEE; encoded by the coding sequence ATGGAAAAGGAGATGCGCTTCCACGCCCTGTTTGATCGGCTGAAAAAAGTGAAAAATATTGAGTATTTTATTTTTATTCTGGCCATAGCAATAATAATGAGTCTGGCAGGTAATTTGCTTCAGCCGCAATCAAAGGGAGAGGGTGAAGAGAAAAAGGTCCGCTCCGGCGCGGCTTTGCCTGAGTCCAGCCAGGATGCGAAGAAGGAAAAAGGCAGTACGGACCGGGAAAAGCGGTTGAAGGACGTTCTGTCGGCGATTCAGGGTGCCGGAAAGGTGGATGTCATGATTACTTACAAAACAGGCAAGGAGGTTGTTCCAGCCATGAATACCGTGGAATCCAGCACGGAAACGGAGGAAAAGGACAGCAATGGCGGTGTCCGGCGCACAACGCAAACCGATGTCAATACCCAGCCTGTCAGCATGGATTCTCCGGACGGATCCCAGCCGCTGATTTCCAGGGAAAACGAGCCGGAGGTTCAGGGAGTCATCGTTGTGGCGGAAGGTGCGGAAGATATTCAGGTCCGGATTGGACTGCAGCAGGCGGTGCAGACCCTTCTGGGGATACAGTCCGATCAGGTTGAGGTTTTTGTCATGGACGATAACGGAATGGAGGAGTGA
- the amaP gene encoding alkaline shock response membrane anchor protein AmaP, translating to MKMKMGDRILLSFYILVVIALSLGLLCIALNVIPLSYFKGLIAGLDYNGPFILVTLAISLVLLAASVRLLTAGTSRKKPASAVLKTTDLGMIRVSLETLDTLTQKAVHSFQEVRDVVSTVLPEADEGVRIKLKVTILPDVRMPELTQNIQEKVKKYVEEMSGIAVREVLVYIDNLTAARPNRVE from the coding sequence ATGAAGATGAAAATGGGAGACCGTATTCTGCTGTCGTTTTATATTCTTGTTGTCATTGCTCTTTCGCTTGGACTGCTTTGCATTGCTCTGAATGTCATCCCTCTTTCGTATTTCAAGGGCCTGATTGCCGGCTTGGATTACAATGGACCCTTTATTCTGGTTACGTTGGCGATATCACTGGTTTTGCTGGCAGCCAGTGTCCGTCTTTTAACAGCCGGCACCTCCCGGAAGAAACCGGCCAGTGCTGTCTTGAAAACAACGGATCTGGGAATGATCCGGGTGTCCCTGGAGACCCTGGATACTCTTACCCAAAAGGCAGTACATAGTTTCCAGGAAGTCCGGGATGTTGTCAGCACCGTTCTTCCGGAGGCCGATGAGGGTGTCCGGATAAAATTGAAGGTAACAATACTGCCGGATGTCCGGATGCCTGAATTAACGCAAAACATTCAGGAAAAGGTAAAAAAATATGTGGAGGAAATGTCGGGAATTGCAGTCAGGGAAGTACTGGTTTATATTGATAATCTGACGGCTGCACGACCAAACCGGGTTGAATAG
- the spoIIIAC gene encoding stage III sporulation protein AC gives MDVDLIFKIAAIGILIAVINQVLTKAGREDMAMMTSLAGVIIVLLMIVDLISRLFNSVKSIFHLY, from the coding sequence ATGGATGTAGACCTCATTTTTAAGATTGCTGCCATAGGAATCCTGATCGCTGTCATCAATCAGGTTTTGACCAAGGCAGGAAGGGAAGATATGGCTATGATGACTTCCCTGGCCGGTGTGATAATCGTTCTTCTTATGATAGTGGATCTGATCAGCCGGCTGTTCAACAGTGTGAAGTCCATCTTCCATTTATACTGA
- a CDS encoding SpoIIIAH-like family protein yields the protein MLVLKRKNLVIGLLVVLLIITGYLNFVYNQDSAPAVSPEKDVAAEKKDGISGKITISDLEDQGKASDSKKLADQSQKDENADEKKGKTTDAADGKSTDKESQEASASASTTFFRDYRFQREQDRNEEIGHINSIVKNPNSDPEMVKEAQAQLLDITSNKESELAIENLIRAKGFSDVAVILHHDNVNVIVDKSELVPEEVAMILDIVKRESGKEAENIKIIPRVGTKD from the coding sequence ATGTTGGTGCTGAAAAGAAAAAATCTGGTTATTGGGCTTTTGGTGGTGTTATTGATCATCACGGGTTATCTGAACTTTGTGTACAATCAGGATTCTGCCCCGGCTGTCAGTCCGGAGAAGGACGTCGCAGCAGAAAAAAAAGATGGGATAAGCGGAAAGATTACGATAAGCGATCTGGAGGATCAGGGGAAAGCGTCTGATTCGAAAAAGTTGGCAGATCAATCGCAAAAGGACGAAAATGCAGATGAAAAGAAGGGCAAAACCACAGACGCCGCAGATGGGAAATCAACCGATAAGGAGAGCCAGGAAGCTTCTGCGTCTGCGAGTACCACCTTTTTCCGGGATTACCGGTTTCAAAGGGAACAGGATAGGAACGAGGAGATCGGACACATCAATTCCATCGTAAAAAATCCCAATTCCGATCCGGAAATGGTAAAGGAAGCACAGGCACAGCTTCTGGACATTACCTCCAATAAGGAATCGGAACTGGCGATCGAAAATCTGATCAGGGCAAAAGGTTTTTCCGATGTGGCAGTGATTCTGCATCATGACAACGTCAATGTCATTGTGGATAAATCTGAACTGGTCCCGGAAGAGGTAGCAATGATCCTGGACATTGTCAAACGGGAATCCGGAAAGGAAGCAGAAAACATAAAAATCATTCCCAGGGTTGGAACGAAGGATTAG
- the efp gene encoding elongation factor P: MISAGDFRKGVTVEMDDSVYTIVDFQHVKPGKGAAFVRTKLKNVITGGVLEKTFSPTDKLPRAHVETKEMQYLYNDGELYYFMDLETYEQIPLNQSQVEDAIPYIKENSNVIIKFFKGEAFSVEPPNFVELEVVQADPGFKGDTATGGTKSCTLETSAVIQVPLFVNVGDVIRIDTRTGEYMERV; encoded by the coding sequence ATGATATCAGCAGGTGATTTTCGAAAGGGCGTTACAGTGGAGATGGATGATTCCGTATACACCATTGTGGACTTTCAGCATGTAAAACCAGGCAAGGGGGCGGCTTTTGTCCGAACCAAGCTGAAAAATGTCATAACAGGCGGGGTGCTGGAGAAGACGTTCAGCCCTACGGACAAACTTCCCAGGGCCCATGTGGAGACCAAGGAAATGCAGTATCTTTACAATGATGGGGAGCTTTATTACTTTATGGACCTGGAGACTTATGAGCAGATCCCCCTGAACCAGTCCCAGGTGGAGGATGCGATCCCCTATATTAAGGAAAATTCCAATGTCATCATCAAATTTTTCAAGGGGGAGGCTTTCTCCGTGGAGCCGCCGAATTTTGTGGAATTGGAAGTGGTTCAGGCAGATCCGGGATTCAAGGGAGATACTGCCACCGGCGGGACCAAATCCTGTACTTTGGAAACCAGCGCAGTCATTCAGGTACCATTGTTTGTAAATGTGGGGGATGTCATACGGATTGACACCCGTACCGGGGAATATATGGAGCGCGTGTAA
- a CDS encoding O-sialoglycoprotein endopeptidase: MKYILGMDTSCYTTSLAGVGLDGEVLFSRQLLLSVPGGKRGLQQSEALFQHVKNIPKVTSGLRQALPDGEIAAVCASTRPRRSESSYMPVFLVGHHFGHAVSDLTHAPFYKTSHQENHIMAGLSSAKGPDSNRFLALHLSGGTTEMLDVVRIPFGFQIQRVGRTQDLHVGQLVDRIGVAMGLPFPAGPYLEAMAASGTGSVHLSGSVKGLCVSFSGPESQGQRLLRAGVSQPEIACAVYQLLIRTTANWILHAVERGYPEEVLLVGGVSSSSLFRNGLRERLLHRRRSVRLYFAQPDLSRDNAVGTALLGLQAYQKSGGVYEPCHSFRPSAE, from the coding sequence ATGAAGTACATACTTGGCATGGATACCAGCTGTTATACGACGTCTCTGGCAGGTGTCGGGCTGGATGGGGAAGTCCTGTTCAGCAGACAGCTTCTGCTGTCTGTTCCCGGGGGGAAGAGGGGATTACAGCAATCCGAGGCTTTGTTCCAGCATGTAAAGAATATCCCGAAAGTAACGTCCGGTCTGCGGCAGGCCCTGCCGGACGGAGAGATTGCAGCTGTCTGTGCAAGTACCCGGCCCCGACGATCCGAAAGCTCCTATATGCCTGTCTTTTTGGTTGGGCATCATTTTGGCCATGCAGTTTCCGATTTGACCCATGCTCCGTTTTATAAGACCAGCCATCAGGAAAATCATATTATGGCCGGTCTTTCTTCCGCAAAGGGGCCGGATTCCAATCGCTTCCTTGCCCTCCACCTGTCCGGCGGTACCACAGAAATGCTGGATGTGGTACGCATCCCATTCGGATTTCAGATTCAACGGGTGGGAAGAACGCAGGATCTGCATGTCGGTCAACTGGTGGACCGAATCGGTGTGGCAATGGGCCTGCCTTTTCCGGCAGGTCCTTATTTGGAAGCAATGGCAGCATCCGGTACCGGCTCCGTTCATCTGTCCGGTTCCGTAAAGGGCCTTTGCGTCAGTTTTTCCGGGCCGGAGTCCCAGGGACAGCGTTTGCTCCGGGCAGGGGTTTCCCAACCGGAAATTGCCTGTGCTGTTTATCAGCTGTTGATCCGAACCACAGCCAATTGGATTCTGCATGCGGTGGAGCGGGGATATCCGGAGGAAGTATTGCTTGTCGGAGGGGTATCCTCCAGTTCATTGTTCCGAAATGGGCTGCGGGAGCGTCTGCTTCACCGACGCAGAAGCGTCCGCCTTTATTTTGCACAGCCGGATTTGTCACGGGATAATGCAGTGGGAACAGCACTGCTGGGATTGCAGGCCTATCAAAAGTCAGGAGGGGTATATGAGCCATGTCATTCTTTCCGTCCATCAGCTGAATGA
- a CDS encoding PilN domain-containing protein — translation MKDLNLLPQEYQGKSPAGHWFVLFLILCLSVWPIVNYGFLKPLRTRSEKKQMLASARAQTGQPSVLEKDYEQQQAKLEEWQDRISAFHEMEEEAPQSWRNRCDVLMDSLPHGVSIQEITCDGTTVVVSGSSPDEVLLAEYLRNLKDSGFFSEVRMERILYRDNKEVAFHLYLYGILDFRKTKEETS, via the coding sequence ATGAAGGATCTCAATCTTTTACCGCAGGAATATCAAGGAAAGTCGCCGGCAGGTCACTGGTTTGTTCTGTTTCTTATTTTGTGCCTTTCTGTCTGGCCGATAGTGAATTACGGTTTTCTGAAACCATTGCGGACCCGAAGTGAGAAAAAGCAGATGCTTGCTTCTGCCCGGGCGCAGACAGGGCAGCCTTCCGTGCTGGAGAAGGATTATGAACAGCAGCAGGCAAAGCTGGAGGAATGGCAGGACCGGATATCGGCTTTTCATGAAATGGAGGAGGAAGCTCCGCAATCCTGGCGGAATAGATGTGATGTCCTGATGGATTCCCTTCCGCATGGTGTCTCCATTCAGGAAATAACCTGTGATGGGACAACGGTCGTGGTGTCCGGAAGCAGTCCGGATGAAGTCCTTCTCGCAGAATATCTCCGCAATCTGAAGGACAGCGGGTTCTTTTCAGAGGTTCGTATGGAAAGGATCCTTTATCGGGACAATAAGGAAGTGGCTTTTCATTTATATTTATATGGTATCCTGGATTTCCGGAAAACGAAGGAGGAGACATCATGA
- the spoIIIAE gene encoding stage III sporulation protein AE: protein MRKMILTMLLVLALFVSPAYAAPAESENREADPEDILTDQIDELNTADWEPYWKALQDQGMDISEGKSAKEMIRKLVTGQFTLGWKDILDRILDVFFREFRPNLMLMAKIIVIATLCGLFKNMNDSFRNPSVGEVAYFACYSIIVILILQSLMSALEIGKTGIEQMTEFMQVLYPILLAMLTAVGNVTTSSVLQPAVGVLVGIVGTLLKDIMIPLITLSAVVHLISYISDRVQIKKLGKLLNQISVWILSFVFTIFVGVLTIQGAMTSSFDGLSVRTAKFALDQFVPVVGKMLSQSMDTIIGCSILLKNAAGVTGLIIIGMLCLAPGMKILTLMLLYKLSSALLEPITDQRIVDCLDGIGSVLNVLFITVVGIALMFFLTVALIIGTGNASLMGK, encoded by the coding sequence ATGAGGAAAATGATCCTGACGATGCTGCTTGTGCTGGCTCTTTTTGTTTCACCGGCATATGCAGCTCCCGCGGAAAGTGAAAACCGGGAGGCAGATCCGGAAGATATTCTTACCGATCAGATTGATGAGCTGAACACGGCGGATTGGGAACCGTACTGGAAAGCTCTTCAGGACCAGGGTATGGATATTTCGGAAGGGAAATCGGCCAAGGAAATGATTAGAAAGCTGGTAACCGGACAATTTACCCTTGGGTGGAAGGATATCCTGGACAGAATCCTCGATGTCTTCTTCCGGGAGTTTCGGCCGAATCTCATGCTTATGGCGAAAATAATTGTCATAGCAACCCTTTGCGGCCTATTCAAAAATATGAATGATTCCTTCCGCAATCCCTCGGTTGGCGAAGTCGCATATTTTGCCTGTTACAGCATTATCGTCATTCTGATTCTCCAAAGTCTGATGTCCGCTCTGGAGATTGGAAAAACCGGCATCGAACAAATGACGGAATTCATGCAGGTGCTTTATCCGATATTGCTGGCTATGCTGACCGCTGTAGGCAATGTTACAACTTCTTCAGTCCTGCAGCCTGCTGTTGGAGTGTTGGTCGGAATCGTGGGAACTTTGCTGAAGGATATTATGATACCACTGATTACCTTGTCCGCTGTCGTTCATTTGATCAGTTATATCAGTGACAGGGTGCAGATCAAAAAGCTGGGGAAGCTGTTGAACCAAATAAGTGTCTGGATCCTGAGCTTTGTCTTCACGATATTTGTCGGTGTTCTCACTATCCAGGGAGCCATGACATCTTCTTTTGACGGACTTTCCGTACGGACTGCCAAATTTGCACTGGACCAGTTTGTCCCGGTTGTTGGAAAGATGCTCTCCCAATCCATGGATACCATTATCGGATGCTCGATCCTTCTGAAGAATGCAGCAGGTGTGACAGGTCTGATCATCATTGGCATGTTGTGCCTTGCGCCGGGAATGAAAATATTGACGCTTATGCTACTGTATAAACTTTCCAGTGCATTGCTGGAACCGATAACGGATCAACGTATTGTGGATTGTCTGGACGGAATCGGCAGTGTGCTGAATGTATTGTTTATTACTGTTGTGGGCATTGCGCTGATGTTTTTTCTCACGGTGGCCCTGATTATCGGTACCGGAAATGCATCTTTGATGGGGAAATGA
- the spoIIIAF gene encoding stage III sporulation protein AF: MKTAVSQWIINLTVIAILGALVDILLPNSSFRKYSSFLFGLVILIMFLQPVLKLMGQTQDFDAFIYQRAATQNAETASFQSSQLEKGQKQQLEKVYQKNLEKDMADQLESATDWDPVSVQVTFSGTRGEPDLSQLERIDVSAEQKGQTVSIDPVTIETGKESGNLQKDAEGVPEIKRLLSERYGIEKDRVYVNGN; the protein is encoded by the coding sequence ATGAAAACCGCAGTCAGCCAGTGGATCATCAATCTCACCGTGATTGCCATACTGGGAGCTTTGGTGGATATTCTTCTGCCCAACAGCAGTTTCCGGAAGTACAGCAGTTTCCTTTTCGGGCTTGTAATCCTGATCATGTTTCTGCAGCCTGTTCTGAAACTCATGGGTCAAACACAGGATTTTGATGCATTCATATACCAAAGGGCAGCGACGCAGAATGCGGAGACGGCTTCCTTTCAAAGCAGTCAGCTGGAAAAGGGACAGAAACAGCAGTTGGAAAAAGTGTATCAGAAAAACCTGGAAAAAGATATGGCGGATCAACTGGAAAGCGCAACGGACTGGGACCCGGTATCGGTTCAGGTAACCTTTTCCGGAACCAGGGGAGAACCCGATTTGTCGCAGCTGGAACGGATTGATGTGTCTGCCGAGCAAAAAGGTCAAACCGTTTCCATCGATCCTGTCACCATTGAAACCGGTAAGGAATCCGGGAATCTGCAGAAGGATGCAGAAGGAGTGCCGGAGATCAAACGATTGCTGTCGGAACGTTATGGGATCGAAAAGGACAGGGTTTATGTAAACGGGAATTAA
- the spoIIIAD gene encoding stage III sporulation protein AD, whose translation MNIMQIVAIGLTAAVLALVVRQQRPDIAMMISLAAGTILFLMILGNLKSVVTVVNQLSHKASLDSIYLSTVLKVIGISYIAEFGAQICRDAGESAIASKIELGGKVLIMMLAVPILSALLETILKLLP comes from the coding sequence ATGAACATTATGCAGATTGTAGCCATAGGTCTGACGGCTGCCGTACTTGCCCTGGTTGTCCGGCAGCAAAGGCCGGATATTGCAATGATGATTTCCCTGGCTGCCGGAACGATCCTGTTTCTGATGATTCTCGGTAATCTGAAGTCCGTGGTTACGGTTGTGAATCAGCTGTCCCACAAAGCAAGCCTGGATTCCATTTATCTTTCCACCGTTCTGAAAGTAATCGGGATTTCCTATATCGCTGAGTTTGGAGCTCAGATCTGCCGGGATGCGGGAGAAAGCGCCATTGCCTCCAAAATTGAGTTGGGGGGAAAGGTCCTGATCATGATGTTGGCGGTTCCCATACTGTCCGCATTGCTGGAAACCATATTAAAGCTGCTTCCGTAA
- a CDS encoding Asp23/Gls24 family envelope stress response protein, with the protein MEQQTNGDYGNVTFADEVVAIIAGLAAMEIPGVSAMSSGIMEKLGKKNLSRGVKVEVGEKETAIDLYLIVDYGVRIPDIAWNIQENVKKTVETMTGLHVIEVNIHIQGIDFEKERKEGEPPSKA; encoded by the coding sequence ATGGAACAACAGACAAATGGGGATTATGGCAATGTGACATTTGCCGATGAAGTCGTTGCCATTATCGCAGGCCTGGCAGCCATGGAGATTCCGGGGGTTTCTGCAATGAGCAGCGGTATTATGGAAAAACTCGGGAAAAAGAACCTGTCCAGAGGGGTAAAGGTGGAGGTTGGCGAAAAAGAAACGGCAATTGACTTATACCTAATTGTGGATTATGGCGTTCGGATACCGGATATTGCGTGGAATATCCAGGAGAATGTTAAAAAAACCGTTGAAACCATGACAGGACTTCATGTAATAGAGGTAAACATCCATATTCAGGGCATCGATTTTGAAAAGGAAAGAAAAGAAGGGGAACCGCCGTCCAAGGCATGA
- a CDS encoding DUF2273 domain-containing protein: MTIKEIVVSCFTTHRGKTIGFLGGLIFGILILTIGFWRGLFLSLAVGIGCWIGSFYDRKESFLTFLSEMISDGIRNRKQ; the protein is encoded by the coding sequence ATGACAATAAAGGAAATTGTTGTATCCTGCTTTACCACACATCGGGGGAAAACCATCGGGTTCCTGGGCGGACTGATCTTTGGCATTCTGATCCTGACGATTGGTTTTTGGCGAGGCTTGTTTCTGAGTCTGGCGGTTGGGATCGGCTGTTGGATCGGAAGCTTTTACGACCGGAAGGAAAGCTTCCTTACCTTTTTGAGCGAGATGATATCGGATGGAATACGCAATAGAAAGCAATAG